The segment CGTGTAAATATAAGACTATGCCTCTATGAGGCGTTTATTTTTCCACATTCCACTATGCCAGCGATATACAAATAATAAACCTCGTAAAATTTCATCTGCTGCCATGGCAATCCATATACCTACAAGGCCCCATCCCCAGTAAATACCAAAGAGGTAGGACAATGGTACAGCACATAGCCACATGCCAAAGACACCTACGAGCATCGGCGTCCGAATATCTCCTGCCGCTTGTAAACAGCCAACCATAACAATATTAACGGCGCGTCCTAGTTCAAGGAAAATCTCAACCAATAATACATTATGCGCTAATGATAGAATTTCTGGATCCGTAGTAAATACAGATAATACATAATCACTGGTAATATAAAAGAACGTAGCCAAGCCTACATTAATAGTAATAGCTAAAAACATAGAATGCCATACGCGATTTGTCACCTCATCTTGCCGTTTTGCCCCCATCAGGAAACCCACAATAACTTGAGATGCATTTGCTAATGCTATGGTATATACATAGCAAAGCATGGCAATAACCGATACATACACCTTTGTATTAATAACAGCTAGCCCTAGGATGTTGACCATTTTCATAATCGTTGTCTGAGATAACTGATAACTTAAGGTTTCACCACCAGAGGGAACACTGATATTCAGTAAAGACTTAACCGTATGCCATGGGAATGGTTTTAAAAATTTGAAGCTCACCTCTAAAGTAAGCAACTTCTTAAAGGTATAGGCGATAATTACGAGGCCTACCACCTTAGATAACCAGGTAGAAATTGATACCCCTAGTACACCAAGACTTGGTATGGGACCATGACCAAATATTAATACATAGTTAGTTGTGATATGGATAACATTCATAACTAACGCGATATACATAGTAACACGCGTTAATGAATGGCCTCTAAATACGGCAACCAGCGCGTAATACATAGCCTGAATCGGTAATCCTGCGGCCACAATGGTCGTATATATCGACGTATCACTCATCGTTTCTGGAGGTACACCTAGCCATGTAAAAATCCATTCATGACAGGTGATAAAGAATACAGCCGCAACAGATGAAAACAAAAAGTTCAACACCAAACTGACCGTACATACCTCAGATAGCTTAGACTGATTTCGAGCCCCTAAATACTGGGCAATCAAAATCGTCGTAGCTGTACTCATAACAATAATGAGCATAATAAATATATTTAAAATTTGATTGGCATTAGCCACAGCTGCTACCGCTTGAGGAGAGTAGTGACTCATCATCACTTGGTCTATATTACCTACTAACAGCTGTAGGAACACTTCAATAAATATAGGCCAACTCAAAGTCCAGATGGACAAGCTAATCCCTTTTTCATAAGACTTCATAGTATCCCCTTATATACTAATGTCAGATTTTATAGTATTCCCTTTATATACTAACGTCTAATTGACTATCCCTTAAAAGAAAACGCCCTTAGCTTTTTCTTTAGTTTCTTGATCAGCAATAAATGGAATTCTAGTAGTTCTACCTTCTTTTGCAGCTACAATCTTTTTAAATGGGAATTCAAAGATTTCTCTATTCCAAGTATTTACAGCATCATTATACAACGTTCTAGCTGCAGTAATTTCTTTTTGTAAGTAAGAATTTTGTTGCATTGCATCACGAATCGTATCTTGGCTTTGTAATTCAGGATAATTTTCTATAGCTACGTTGAGGGCTCTTGTAGCCTTGTTAAGTTGTGCATTCACATCACTTCTAGATTCTTCAGAAAAATTACCACTTCTATACTTAGCAATGTCTACAAGGATATCCTTATCAACTTCAATAGATTTTTCCACAAGTTTAGCCGCATTAGAAAGAATCACAACACGTTGCTCCATATAGTTATCAATTTCGGATGCAGCATTTTGAATTCTTTGTTCCATCATATTAAACTCTGAACTAATTTGTTTTAATCGCCACCATGGATAAATCAATACAATGGCGCCAATAATAGATACTAGATACTTGTCTATAACTATGCCAAAAACGATACCGATAACACCAACTGCCATAAGGATCGTTGGAAGAAGTTTTTCAAAGCCACTAGTTTCAACAGGGATTACCTTAGCAATAACATGCACATCTCTGCCTTCAGACATAATTTCCGGATTCATTTCGTCGAGTTGGTTAGCCATTTTGGGTACCTCCAAATTCTTTGTAAATAGTATTTAATAAATCGTCGAGAGACTGATTTTGTCGATATAGTTTACCTGCCATAAAGTGATCGTATGCAAAAGATCTATCTCTATTATTTTCAGATTTTTGATACTGATCTAGACCTTTAATATGATTAAAATCCTCTCCAGCAGATTTAATTTCTGAAACCTCTATAAATTCGTGTTTTGTAACAGGAACATACTCGTCCCAGCGGACTGGAACATAATAGGTTCTACCATTACCAGCTCGTACAGGCACTTGATCTACGTGTTCGATGGCCCTATAAGAATAGGCATCTACCTTAATTACCTCAGAGTCACCTTCATTTTTATGGTGGCTAGTCTTAAGAATTGTTTTTACATTATTTCGCTGAGCCGCATCAGGAGGAACAAATAAATTAAGTCCCATTTTATTTGCTAGCATTTCTGTAATGTAATCATTGTATTTGAAATTATAAGACTTGCCATAAATATAATCATTAGAAGCCATTTGTTGATACACAGGAATCGCTAAAATTGGTAGGAATGAGAAATACATGTGATCAAAGTAACTGCAGTTGTAATTAATGAACTTCTCTTTAATCTTTTGGAATGAAAAATCATAATACTGAGATGGTGATGTATCAAAGTCCCAATTTTGAGAATTGTCAGCTTTAATCTCATTAATTTTACACTCTTTATTAAATATAAAGTCATCTCCATATGGAGAGTTTTCAAAAATATCCTTATAGTTGTTTTGTGCTAATGGCGTAAATAGTACGCGGAACTCAACCTCATTGTTGCGATCTAATGCATTAAATTGTGCATCAAACTCTTCATTGGCTAAAGCTTGGAAGCCTCCACCATTCTCCAATGAATCCTGACCCTTCTGTCTAAGACTAGCAATGCCTTTGGCTATCCGACTCTTGGCACCACCAAAATTGAAGAATCCTTTTTCAGGTGGTTTTCTATGGAATGTTAAGTTAGGTGCTGCATGATTACCATACACTAAAGATACTCTATTCGCATAATAAGGACCTGGTTGTCTTATAACGGCCCGTAATGTTTCGTTAACATCACGAGTTTTTAGATTCCCATTAGAATCGACATATTCCTCTGTATAGGTAACATCTAAGGTTCCCTCATAGGTATAATCATCCATCCAGTGGATTATGCGCTTCAGAAAAACAAAGGGGTTTCCTAAAATTTCACCAGACGCAATATCTAAGGTGGAATGATTTACACTACCTTTTTCCAAGAATCCATAATCTTTAACCAGCTGTTCATATCGTTCAATATTAAAGTTAGAATCCATATGAATAAAAGGAATCGCCTTTTTTATAAGTTCTACAGTCATTTCACTATGAAATAGATTGTTTAAAGGGGCCATCATCTCATAACCTTCTTGACGCATTTTAGCTAATGTAGCATCTAAATCATTAAGTTTTTCTTCAAGGCTTTTACTATTAGGCTTAATCCAATATAGGTAAAGCCCTACACATAGAACTAATATAAGTATAGAAACAATAACCGCTGCAATATCAATATGGTCTTGTGAAAACTGATAAATACCATAAATAATGGCACCTATACCAATAACAATATCAACCTTTTTGATAAGGCCAAATCGTTTATAGGATGTGTTTGATTGATCGCGATTTTCTGATACAACAGTATACTTATCTATTAATACTTTGTTGTTATCTATATCAATCTTTGATTGATCTACTAGTTGTTGAAAGTATTCTTCGGTTACTTGTTGAAACGCGTCCTTTAACTCTTCCCGATAATACTTAAGTGGCTCTAGTAATGCTTCATTATATTCATTCGACACGTTACTCATTCCCTCTCCTTAATGAATCGCATAGTAAATGATACTTCTATACGTTTCCATTATGCCTCATATTCTGAAATAATAGCCGCTTATACTTATAAGCGTTCAATTTTTACTTAATTATAAATATCCTAAATTATAAATTAGTATATCAATTAAGAAAACCTCCGTAAAGTAATAATACGATTCATACCACTATAAAATAACCGTATCATTCAGAACACTCTAAAGTAATCATACTATTCATAATGTCATAATGTAAAAACCCCTCTTTACCAGACATTCAGTAAAGAGGGGTTCAGATTATACATAATTCAATTTAGATAAGATTATTTAAATTGATTGCAAAGGCTATCGAATAGCGCTTGATCTGGTTTTACAACATCTTCAGTTAATGGACGAGGATGTGGACCACCATTTGCTGCTGCCAGAGCTTTTTCGAAGGAAGGTTTAGTAGTATCTTGATAGATAACACCTGTTACCAAGCCATCAGTTTCACCCAATGTTTTAAGTGCTGCTGCACGATCTGTTGGGTCATAACCTTCTGGCAATTCTACTAAATGTTCTTTGAACCAGTCATAGCTGTTGTGTTTATTGTATGTAACACATGGGCTGAAAACGTTGATGAAGGAGAAACCTTCATGATCCATTGCTTTTTGAATCAACTCTACAAGTTGTGCACGATTAATCATGTAACCTTGTGCTACGAATGTAGCACCTGCAGCAATTGCAGTTTCACAAACAGACAATGGAGATTCGAATGCCCCACGAGGTGTTGTTTTTGTAACAAAACCGATATCGGAACGAGGGGATGCTTGACCTTTAGTCAAACCATATACATGGTTATCCATTACGACGTATGTCATATTTACATTACGTTTGAAAGCATGAATAGTATGACCCATACCGATAGCGAACGCATCCCCATCACCAGAGCAAGCGATAACTTCTAAGTCTTGGTTAGCAAGTTTAACGCCTTGTGCGTAAGGAAGCGCACGACCATGAGTTGTATGAGCACCATATGCGTAGAAATAACCACCGATACGGCTAGAGCAACCGATACCGGAAATTACTGCTAATTTTTCTGGTGGAATATTTTTCGCTACTACAGCGTCAGTAATCGCTGCTTGAACCCCATAATGGCCACAGCCTGGACACCAGTTAGGACGAATATCGTTTCTGTAATCTTTAGCTGTTGTCATATTATAGGACCTCCTTAATCGCATTTTTCACATAACTTTTTGTGAATGGATTACCATCGTATTTCAAGCAGCTGGAAATTTTAGATTTCTTATGCATGTTGATTTTAAATAAGTTAGTCAATTGACCTGTTGCATTGTGCTCAACGATAACCACTTTTTTCGCAGCATCCATGAATGGTTGTAATTGTTTTGCTGGGAATGGTTTAATCAAGCGCAATTGCAAGTGGTTAACTTTAACACCTTCTTGATCGAATTCAGCAACAGCTTCTTCGATAGCGCCACGGCTAGAAGCCATACCTACAACAAGTACATCTGCTTCGTCGTATTTAGCGTTATTCAAGAATGGTTCGTAGTTATCAGCTACAGTTTCCAATTTGCGGAAACGTTTATCAGTTTGCGCTACGTGCATTGTAGGCGCTTCTGCTGGTTTACCTTCTTCATTATGTTCTAAACCAGTGGAAAGGAATAGACCATTTTTCATACCAGGAATTGTACGAGGAGAAATCCCGTCTTCAGTCAATTCAAAGCGTTTGAAGTATTTAGGTTGTTCTAATTCAGGAAGATCAGCTTCTTTCATCATTTTACCGCGGTTAATAGGTACACGGTTCAAATCGAAGGAAGGAACGGATTGTTTATTCAAACCTTGTTGTAAATCAGGCATGAAGATAACTGGACATTGGTACATTTCTGCCAAGTTGAAAGCTTTTTGAATTTCATAGAAGCATTCTTCGATAGATGTTGGAGAAATAACGATACCAGAGTAATCGCCATGTGCATTATAGCAAGCTGCATCAATATCGGATTGTTCAACCTTTGTAGCCATACCTGTGGATGGACCAGAACGTTGAACGTCGATAACAACCATTGGTAATTCAGCCATGGAAGCCATGGATAAGGATTCAGCCATCAAGGAAAGACCAGGGCCAGAAGTACATGTGAAGCCACGAACACCTGCGTATACGCCACCCATAGCTGTCATACATGCTGCGATTTCGTCCTCTGTTTGAACGATAGTAGCACCCAATTTATCCATATTTTTAATCATATATTCCATTACTTCAGATGCTGGAGTAATAGGATAAGATGCCATGAAACGGGAGCCCGCAGCAATAGCACCTAAAGCACATGCTTCATTACCTAATAAGAACATTTGATCTTTCTTACCAGGAGCTGGCAATGTATCGATTTCCACATCGCCCAATTTTTCCATTACAAGGCCATAACCATCGTCAAAGGCAGCTAAGTTTTTATCCACGATTTCTTGGGATTTTTTCGCAAATTTAGCAGCAATCGCATCTTTAAACATCTTAGTATCGAAACCAAGAAGTGCAACAGACATACCAAGTGCTACGATATTACGCATCAACAAGGAACCTTGTTTCATTGCAGTTTCAGAGATTGGCAAGGACAAGCAATTAACCTTTGTACCTTCAAATTTAGAGAAGTCAGGATTTACTTTGCTGTCACAGATGATGTAACCGCCCTCACGAACTTCAGAACCATGCATATCAACTGTTTCTTGATCAAGAGAAAGCAAGAAGTCTACGCCTTCACCAATAGACATAACTTGTTCTAATGCAACGCGCAATGCGAATGTAGTATGACCACCTTTGATACGAGATGCAAATAAACGTTGGCTATACAAGGAATAACCTTCTTTAGCGAGGATTGTCGCCATGATTTCGCCACAACTCTCGATACCTTCACCTTGTTGGCCGCCCATTTTCCAGATAAAATCTTTACGTTTTTGCAAGAGATTCACCCTCCTTAGGATAAAAATTACACTGCTGACAAGAGTCTACCTTACTATGTTAATGTTTTATAGTACGAACCTGTCCATATCGTCATTGTATCATGTATATATTGGGTTTACAATGTATCATTTCACATAATAATAGGTATAAATTAAGGCATTATAACTAAAAATTATAAGAAAAAAGGATACTACATGCTAAGTAGTATCCTTTTAGTATTAATAGTTATCGTTTTAAATAAATTCTAGGAGAATGCAGTCTATACAAAATTATATAGAATATTTATTCTGTAGCACCTCTTGCTGACGCTCTTTCGTAAAGAATATCTCCTCTAAACATAACCCTTGGGCTGGCGCCGTTTTACCTATAACACGACGATCTTTAGCGGCCAAATAGCCCTTAATATCCTCCACCTTGCGTCTTCCAAGGCCTACATCGACGAGGAGTCCTGCAATATTACGAACCATGTGGTATAAGAACCCATCACCCACTACAGAAATGGTAACATGAGAGCCTTCTGCCTCTACATGAATTCCTATAATTGTTTTTACTGGATCAGCGGGTGTTGAATTCGTCCCTTTTAAGGTTGTAAAGTCATGGGTGCCTAATAATTCATTGCCTGCAGCTTGCATTAGGTCGATATTAAGAGGCTTCTTAACATGCCAATGGTATCGTTTTGTCAAAGGATTGGCAATGAGCTGATTATGAATGGTATATACATATTCCTTACCATATATATTCCATCGGGGCTTCCAATCCAGTGGAATTTCCACAGCTTCAAGGACCACAATGTCTTTAGGAATATGAGCTATCATGGCACGCGGAATATTTTCTGCAGGTATAGCACCAGAGGTTTGGAACGTACATACTTGAAACTTTGCATGTACTCCTGCATCCGTACGAGAAGCACCGTAGATTTGAATGGGCTCATTACAGATTTTTGATAAGCCATATTCTAAGCAACCTTGTACGGTTAAGCCCTTATCATCAGGTTGTTTTTGATAGCCTGCCAAATCGGTGCCATCATAAGCAACTATGATTCGTATATTTCTCATAGACCTAACCACCACAATGCAATGAGTACAATGGTAATCAAAATAACAGCACCGACACCAATATAATCAACATAAGTAACTTGTAGTTCTTTCATGCGCGTACGGTTTACACCACCTCGATAGCAACGCGCTTCCATAGCGATAGCCAGTTCATCAGCACGTCTAAATGCACTGATGAATAAAGGAACCAATAAAGGTACCATATTTTTTGCCCGTTGAATGATAGACCCTGTTACAAAGTCTGCACCACGAGCAGATTGAGCTTTCATAATACGATCTGTTTCATCCAATAAAGTAGGAATGAAACGCAATGCGATGGTCATCATCATAGCCAATTCATGAGCAGGTACGCCAATACAGCGGAATGGGTTTAGCAAATGCTCAATACCATCAGTCAAACGAATTGGTGATGTCGTATAAGTCAATAGGGAGGAGAACAAGATTAAAAAGATTAATCGTGCCGCCATTTGTAGACCCATAGCTAAGCCTTGATCTGTAATATTGATAATGCCCCATTGGAAAACTGAATTACCTGGGGTCGTAAAGATATGAATACCCATAGTAAATACGATGATAATCCAAAGAGGTTTAATAGCTGACCACATCAAGCGTAATGGCAATCTTGATAACAGCATAGCAAAGATGGTAAATGCCCCTACCAAGCCATACGCAAGAGGAGAATTTGCTAGGAAGATAGCTACCACAAAGATAGTTGTAGCAATAATCTTGGCACGAGGATCCATGCGATGCAAGAAGGAGTTTCCTGGGAAGTACTGCCCAATAGTAATGTTATTTAACATGGCTACCTCCTTCTAGAATGGCTTGTACTGCATCATCTACGGATAATACACGATTAGATACATCTAGTCCTTGATCACGCAAATATTCCATAGTTACAGACACTGGTGGTACGTCTACACCTACCACTTGTAATTCATCGCGATGGTTATTAAAGATATCCATCGGTTCTCCATCGAGAACGATACGACCTTTATCGAGTACCACGAGGCGAGATGCCATGCGAGAAATATCCTCCATGTTATGTGATACAAGGATTACAGTAATGCCCTTTTCTTTATGAAGTCGAATGATCTCTTCAAAGATTTCTTCACGACCAAATGGGTCAAGGCCTGCAGATGGCTCATCAAGGACTAGGAAATCTGGATTCATA is part of the Veillonella nakazawae genome and harbors:
- a CDS encoding MATE family efflux transporter; the protein is MKSYEKGISLSIWTLSWPIFIEVFLQLLVGNIDQVMMSHYSPQAVAAVANANQILNIFIMLIIVMSTATTILIAQYLGARNQSKLSEVCTVSLVLNFLFSSVAAVFFITCHEWIFTWLGVPPETMSDTSIYTTIVAAGLPIQAMYYALVAVFRGHSLTRVTMYIALVMNVIHITTNYVLIFGHGPIPSLGVLGVSISTWLSKVVGLVIIAYTFKKLLTLEVSFKFLKPFPWHTVKSLLNISVPSGGETLSYQLSQTTIMKMVNILGLAVINTKVYVSVIAMLCYVYTIALANASQVIVGFLMGAKRQDEVTNRVWHSMFLAITINVGLATFFYITSDYVLSVFTTDPEILSLAHNVLLVEIFLELGRAVNIVMVGCLQAAGDIRTPMLVGVFGMWLCAVPLSYLFGIYWGWGLVGIWIAMAADEILRGLLFVYRWHSGMWKNKRLIEA
- a CDS encoding LemA family protein, producing MANQLDEMNPEIMSEGRDVHVIAKVIPVETSGFEKLLPTILMAVGVIGIVFGIVIDKYLVSIIGAIVLIYPWWRLKQISSEFNMMEQRIQNAASEIDNYMEQRVVILSNAAKLVEKSIEVDKDILVDIAKYRSGNFSEESRSDVNAQLNKATRALNVAIENYPELQSQDTIRDAMQQNSYLQKEITAARTLYNDAVNTWNREIFEFPFKKIVAAKEGRTTRIPFIADQETKEKAKGVFF
- a CDS encoding MAG1210 family protein, with protein sequence MSNVSNEYNEALLEPLKYYREELKDAFQQVTEEYFQQLVDQSKIDIDNNKVLIDKYTVVSENRDQSNTSYKRFGLIKKVDIVIGIGAIIYGIYQFSQDHIDIAAVIVSILILVLCVGLYLYWIKPNSKSLEEKLNDLDATLAKMRQEGYEMMAPLNNLFHSEMTVELIKKAIPFIHMDSNFNIERYEQLVKDYGFLEKGSVNHSTLDIASGEILGNPFVFLKRIIHWMDDYTYEGTLDVTYTEEYVDSNGNLKTRDVNETLRAVIRQPGPYYANRVSLVYGNHAAPNLTFHRKPPEKGFFNFGGAKSRIAKGIASLRQKGQDSLENGGGFQALANEEFDAQFNALDRNNEVEFRVLFTPLAQNNYKDIFENSPYGDDFIFNKECKINEIKADNSQNWDFDTSPSQYYDFSFQKIKEKFINYNCSYFDHMYFSFLPILAIPVYQQMASNDYIYGKSYNFKYNDYITEMLANKMGLNLFVPPDAAQRNNVKTILKTSHHKNEGDSEVIKVDAYSYRAIEHVDQVPVRAGNGRTYYVPVRWDEYVPVTKHEFIEVSEIKSAGEDFNHIKGLDQYQKSENNRDRSFAYDHFMAGKLYRQNQSLDDLLNTIYKEFGGTQNG
- a CDS encoding 2-oxoacid:ferredoxin oxidoreductase subunit beta codes for the protein MTTAKDYRNDIRPNWCPGCGHYGVQAAITDAVVAKNIPPEKLAVISGIGCSSRIGGYFYAYGAHTTHGRALPYAQGVKLANQDLEVIACSGDGDAFAIGMGHTIHAFKRNVNMTYVVMDNHVYGLTKGQASPRSDIGFVTKTTPRGAFESPLSVCETAIAAGATFVAQGYMINRAQLVELIQKAMDHEGFSFINVFSPCVTYNKHNSYDWFKEHLVELPEGYDPTDRAAALKTLGETDGLVTGVIYQDTTKPSFEKALAAANGGPHPRPLTEDVVKPDQALFDSLCNQFK
- a CDS encoding 2-oxoacid:acceptor oxidoreductase subunit alpha, whose protein sequence is MQKRKDFIWKMGGQQGEGIESCGEIMATILAKEGYSLYSQRLFASRIKGGHTTFALRVALEQVMSIGEGVDFLLSLDQETVDMHGSEVREGGYIICDSKVNPDFSKFEGTKVNCLSLPISETAMKQGSLLMRNIVALGMSVALLGFDTKMFKDAIAAKFAKKSQEIVDKNLAAFDDGYGLVMEKLGDVEIDTLPAPGKKDQMFLLGNEACALGAIAAGSRFMASYPITPASEVMEYMIKNMDKLGATIVQTEDEIAACMTAMGGVYAGVRGFTCTSGPGLSLMAESLSMASMAELPMVVIDVQRSGPSTGMATKVEQSDIDAACYNAHGDYSGIVISPTSIEECFYEIQKAFNLAEMYQCPVIFMPDLQQGLNKQSVPSFDLNRVPINRGKMMKEADLPELEQPKYFKRFELTEDGISPRTIPGMKNGLFLSTGLEHNEEGKPAEAPTMHVAQTDKRFRKLETVADNYEPFLNNAKYDEADVLVVGMASSRGAIEEAVAEFDQEGVKVNHLQLRLIKPFPAKQLQPFMDAAKKVVIVEHNATGQLTNLFKINMHKKSKISSCLKYDGNPFTKSYVKNAIKEVL
- the truA gene encoding tRNA pseudouridine(38-40) synthase TruA, which encodes MRNIRIIVAYDGTDLAGYQKQPDDKGLTVQGCLEYGLSKICNEPIQIYGASRTDAGVHAKFQVCTFQTSGAIPAENIPRAMIAHIPKDIVVLEAVEIPLDWKPRWNIYGKEYVYTIHNQLIANPLTKRYHWHVKKPLNIDLMQAAGNELLGTHDFTTLKGTNSTPADPVKTIIGIHVEAEGSHVTISVVGDGFLYHMVRNIAGLLVDVGLGRRKVEDIKGYLAAKDRRVIGKTAPAQGLCLEEIFFTKERQQEVLQNKYSI
- a CDS encoding energy-coupling factor transporter transmembrane component T family protein; protein product: MLNNITIGQYFPGNSFLHRMDPRAKIIATTIFVVAIFLANSPLAYGLVGAFTIFAMLLSRLPLRLMWSAIKPLWIIIVFTMGIHIFTTPGNSVFQWGIINITDQGLAMGLQMAARLIFLILFSSLLTYTTSPIRLTDGIEHLLNPFRCIGVPAHELAMMMTIALRFIPTLLDETDRIMKAQSARGADFVTGSIIQRAKNMVPLLVPLFISAFRRADELAIAMEARCYRGGVNRTRMKELQVTYVDYIGVGAVILITIVLIALWWLGL